The window AGGCGGCGGGCCTGGCCGGGGTGCACGCCGACATCCGCCGCCGGGTGTGCCGCGGTGAGCCCACGCCCTTTCCCGCCTTCCGGCGCAGCGAGTTTCGAGCCACCGCCGACCGCTTCGGCGGACCACCGCGGGAGCCGATCCAGGATCTGCTGGCGCGGGGCATCGTCATCACCGAGGAGGTGCGCGCCGCGGCGCTGCGACTGCGGGAGCAGGGTGCGCTGGTGTTCGGTTTGTCGGACAAGCCCGACGAGGCGGCGATGCCCCCGCCGGCGGAGGCCGCGGCGGGGGCCCGGCCCCTGCACCGCCTGGTCACCGCGTCGGTGGGCGAAGCCCTGGAATGAGGGCCCGGCCGGATCAGACGGCGGGCGGTTCTCCGATTTTTTCCACCACGATGCTGCAACGGGTGACCAGCGCCGCCAGCGCCCCCACCGCGGCCAGAACCGGCAGCAGGGCCGCGCCCACCACGCCGAGGGTGAGCGGGATCTCCAGCAGGGTCTGGCCGGACTCATTCTTGATAGTGATCCGGCGGATGTTGCCCTGGTGGATCAGCTCCTTGATCTTGTCCAGCAGCTCGCTGCCGTCCAGTCGGAATTCCTCGGTGCGGCAGCGGCGGTCGTCGGTTTCCGAATTCATGGCGCCTCCTGAAGCGGATCGTCTCCACTGTTTGCATTCGGCTTGTCGCATACCATCGACCGCCGCCGCATGTATAATTCGACAGCGTCCGTCCGATAGTTCGAAAAAAAAGGCGGCCGCTGTAAACACGCGCCGTGGCGGCGGGGTCTATATGGGTGTGGAACGGGAACTGTTCGAAACGTTCTTTCGGCGGCACCACCTGGCGGCTTGCCGCTTCGCCTGCGCTCTTGTCGGCGCAGTCGAGGCGGAAGACGCCGTCCAGGAGGCGTTTGTCCGGCTGCACCTGCGCCAGCGGCGGCTCCCCACGGTGGAGAATCCCGATGCCTTCTTCTACCGCATCCTCTACAATGTCTGCCGCACGCTGCTGCGCCGCCGCCGGGTGCGCACCGCCCTGACCGGGTGGTTGGGGCGGCCCGACCCGTCTCGGCCGGGCGCAGGCCTGGAGCTCAGCGAGGCATGGCGGACCCTGTCCCCCCGGGAGCGGGCCATCTTCTACCTGATGGACTACCGCGGGTGGGACGTGGCGGCGGCGGCCGCCGCTCTGGGCATGCGACCGGCCACCGTGCGGGTCCACCGCCACCGGCTCCGCGGCAAGATCGTCGATTGGGAGGCCGAATCATGAACGATCCATTCGACGCTTTCGCCCCCACGACTTCGCCTGACCAAATGCTGGCGACGGTCCGGCGCGAGGCCGAACGCCGGCGCCGGCAGCGCCGGGGCGTTCTGGTCGGCCTCGGCTGCCTGGCCGTCACGACCGCGGCGCTGTGGTGGTTCCGGCCCGCGCCTGCGCCGCCGGCCGCGGGTGCCGCGGTGCTGGTTCATGCTGTGACCCACGGCGACCAGGAGGTGCCGTACACGCTAATGGCGTTGCCGGACGGCCTGACGATGGTGGTCGTGCGAACCGCACCGTGACGCCGGATGAGCCGCTGGATGTTCCCGGTCCACGCGAGTCCACAGATCAACGCAAAGGAGACCAATCATGAAAACACTGATGATTGCCCTGCTGCTGGCGCTGGCGCCGTGGGTGCTGGCCGGAGACAAGCTGCTGGTGGAGTTTCAGATCTACGAGGGGGCTTATGAAGCCGCCTCGCCCGCCCAGGTGGTGGTGGCCCTGCCCACCGGCCGGTTGACCGAGACCAAGGGAT of the Acidobacteriota bacterium genome contains:
- a CDS encoding DUF4342 domain-containing protein; this translates as MRQAECKQWRRSASGGAMNSETDDRRCRTEEFRLDGSELLDKIKELIHQGNIRRITIKNESGQTLLEIPLTLGVVGAALLPVLAAVGALAALVTRCSIVVEKIGEPPAV
- a CDS encoding RNA polymerase sigma factor, translated to MGVERELFETFFRRHHLAACRFACALVGAVEAEDAVQEAFVRLHLRQRRLPTVENPDAFFYRILYNVCRTLLRRRRVRTALTGWLGRPDPSRPGAGLELSEAWRTLSPRERAIFYLMDYRGWDVAAAAAALGMRPATVRVHRHRLRGKIVDWEAES